A genomic window from Tachyglossus aculeatus isolate mTacAcu1 chromosome 9, mTacAcu1.pri, whole genome shotgun sequence includes:
- the SPC25 gene encoding kinetochore protein Spc25 isoform X2: MLTMSHIKTEEELALFDKSIDEFWTKFKNTWISEYSCQTVTLRDAHKEAIKTLTERWSVKLKEEGQMVEKILEYKREINKQNKIIKEKKDNLSELLSKIHDGQQEKEMWTQSIQNLKEELAKKKEIVSTTNEANKEKLKGLNKSSEYFKDRLGLEIRNTHGGKLQFIFRNIDPKDHEKPFMFSLCLNEEGNYEVTESAPHLDCLAELQEKVRETNNFSAFLANVRKAFIGLVYN; encoded by the exons ATGCTCACCATGTCCCATATAAAGACAGAAGAAGAACTGGCCTTATTTGATAAAAGCATAGATGAATTTTGGACCAAATTCAAAAACACATGGATAAGTGAATACAGCTGTCAGACTGTAACACTGAGAGATGCCCACAAGGAAGCCATTAAAACTCTCACAG AACGATGGTCTGTAAAACTAAAAGAAGAAGGTCAAATGGTTGAAAAAATTCTGGAATATAAAAGAG AAATCAACAAGCAGAACAAaatcattaaggaaaaaaaagataaCCTGTCAGAACTGCTTTCCAAAATTCATGATGGACAGCAAGAAAAGGAAATGTGGACTCAAAGTATCCAGAATCTAAAGGAAGAGTTGGCCAAGAAAAAAGAAA TCGTTTCCACTACCAATGAAGCCAATAAGGAGAAGCTGAAAGGACTGAATAAATCATCCGAATATTTTAAAGATCGGCTTGGATTAGAAATACGCAACACACATG GAGGAAAGTTGCAGTTTATATTCAGAAACATTGATCCCAAGGATCATGAAAAGCCTTTCATGTTTTCACTGTGCTTAAATGAAGAGGGAAATTATGAAG TGACCGAAAGTGCTCCTCATCTGGATTGCCTAGCTGAATTACAAGAGAAAGTGAGGGAAACCAACAATTTTTCTGCTTTTCTCGCCAATGTCCGAAAAGCTTTTATTGGTTTGGTTTATAATTAA
- the SPC25 gene encoding kinetochore protein Spc25 isoform X1 yields MERVKRMLTMSHIKTEEELALFDKSIDEFWTKFKNTWISEYSCQTVTLRDAHKEAIKTLTERWSVKLKEEGQMVEKILEYKREINKQNKIIKEKKDNLSELLSKIHDGQQEKEMWTQSIQNLKEELAKKKEIVSTTNEANKEKLKGLNKSSEYFKDRLGLEIRNTHGGKLQFIFRNIDPKDHEKPFMFSLCLNEEGNYEVTESAPHLDCLAELQEKVRETNNFSAFLANVRKAFIGLVYN; encoded by the exons ATGGAAAGAGTCAAAAG AATGCTCACCATGTCCCATATAAAGACAGAAGAAGAACTGGCCTTATTTGATAAAAGCATAGATGAATTTTGGACCAAATTCAAAAACACATGGATAAGTGAATACAGCTGTCAGACTGTAACACTGAGAGATGCCCACAAGGAAGCCATTAAAACTCTCACAG AACGATGGTCTGTAAAACTAAAAGAAGAAGGTCAAATGGTTGAAAAAATTCTGGAATATAAAAGAG AAATCAACAAGCAGAACAAaatcattaaggaaaaaaaagataaCCTGTCAGAACTGCTTTCCAAAATTCATGATGGACAGCAAGAAAAGGAAATGTGGACTCAAAGTATCCAGAATCTAAAGGAAGAGTTGGCCAAGAAAAAAGAAA TCGTTTCCACTACCAATGAAGCCAATAAGGAGAAGCTGAAAGGACTGAATAAATCATCCGAATATTTTAAAGATCGGCTTGGATTAGAAATACGCAACACACATG GAGGAAAGTTGCAGTTTATATTCAGAAACATTGATCCCAAGGATCATGAAAAGCCTTTCATGTTTTCACTGTGCTTAAATGAAGAGGGAAATTATGAAG TGACCGAAAGTGCTCCTCATCTGGATTGCCTAGCTGAATTACAAGAGAAAGTGAGGGAAACCAACAATTTTTCTGCTTTTCTCGCCAATGTCCGAAAAGCTTTTATTGGTTTGGTTTATAATTAA